The Sorangiineae bacterium MSr11367 genome window below encodes:
- a CDS encoding DUF4105 domain-containing protein — protein sequence MPNSNDTMGATIAFWLTLALVLLGVASSARAAEPDLLERARELGIARSIGWRRLVHYRPGLWGNLVSEVDGPHFFLAPDGKHDPDAELTATLEAFQAPVVPGREDEHALCRFPARRRLLDEELHFEERLRAPACPGLSRYEAQMATESVMVVYSANYLNNPASAFGHTFLRLKKRRAPGDARPADQVDFGIDYTANTDTANPFLYAFKGMTGLFPGVFRFHSYEFKVREYGNAEGRDLWEYDLALSPREVSLLMDHLWELGPTYIDYFYLTKNCSFQILDAIESVAPRINLIAGLNTVVLPKDTIKALFSVPGLVRAMHYRPSLRSQLRAHTSQMDAEEEDAAERLARDPNAALPHGFSPEEAARALDTAALVLDARFAKIAGGEHDPGYAASRALLVRRRRSVAAGIPETPIPMPRDKAPEQGHGSLRVDIGTGVTTQYEGAFGTLGYRLALHDLADPPDGEPELLQVQFLDTRLRYDLAQRSLTLDKLTFAELLALKPLTRFEKALSWRARGFGMRLHDRGCSDCFAHGLDGAVGATIATESEHLAFFAMADAYVAFSPSLDGIGGSFVRVGVGPYAGLRVRLPAKTVGLLTGTLSYLPGQSLSTTYDVRATLRSSLGKDVALGLEASIQPYSSEVALHSYFYF from the coding sequence ATGCCGAATTCCAACGACACGATGGGGGCCACAATCGCGTTTTGGCTCACCCTCGCGTTGGTGCTCCTCGGCGTCGCCTCGAGCGCGCGTGCCGCAGAGCCGGACCTCCTCGAGCGGGCGCGCGAGCTCGGGATTGCGCGATCGATAGGGTGGCGGCGGCTGGTGCATTACCGCCCCGGTCTGTGGGGCAACCTGGTGAGCGAAGTGGACGGGCCGCATTTTTTTCTCGCGCCCGACGGTAAGCACGATCCCGACGCCGAGCTCACCGCGACCTTGGAAGCCTTCCAGGCGCCGGTGGTTCCCGGCCGCGAGGACGAGCACGCCCTATGCCGATTTCCTGCGCGTCGCCGCCTTTTGGACGAGGAGCTCCACTTCGAGGAACGTTTGCGCGCCCCCGCGTGCCCGGGCCTCTCGCGCTACGAGGCGCAGATGGCCACCGAGTCGGTCATGGTCGTCTATTCGGCCAATTACCTGAACAACCCGGCCTCGGCCTTCGGGCACACGTTCCTTCGCTTGAAAAAGCGCCGCGCCCCCGGTGATGCTCGCCCGGCCGACCAAGTCGATTTCGGCATCGATTACACGGCGAACACGGACACGGCGAACCCGTTTCTATACGCTTTCAAAGGAATGACCGGCCTCTTTCCAGGTGTGTTCCGATTTCATTCGTACGAATTCAAAGTTCGTGAATACGGCAACGCCGAGGGCCGCGATCTCTGGGAGTACGACCTGGCGCTCAGCCCGCGGGAGGTCTCGCTCCTCATGGATCATTTATGGGAGCTCGGCCCGACGTACATCGATTATTTCTATTTGACCAAGAATTGCTCGTTTCAAATCCTCGACGCCATCGAATCGGTGGCGCCGCGCATCAACCTCATTGCGGGGCTCAACACGGTGGTGCTGCCCAAAGACACCATCAAAGCGCTCTTCAGCGTGCCCGGGTTGGTGCGCGCCATGCACTATCGCCCTTCGCTTCGCAGCCAGCTTCGCGCGCACACGTCGCAGATGGACGCGGAAGAAGAAGACGCCGCCGAACGCCTCGCGCGCGATCCGAATGCCGCCTTGCCCCATGGTTTCTCGCCGGAGGAAGCGGCGCGTGCGCTCGACACGGCGGCTCTGGTTCTCGATGCGCGCTTTGCCAAAATAGCTGGCGGCGAGCACGACCCGGGGTACGCCGCGTCGAGGGCGTTGCTCGTTCGGCGCCGCCGCAGCGTCGCGGCGGGCATTCCCGAGACGCCGATCCCCATGCCGCGCGACAAGGCCCCCGAGCAGGGGCATGGTTCGCTGCGGGTCGATATCGGAACCGGCGTCACGACACAATACGAAGGTGCATTTGGCACCTTGGGATACCGTCTGGCCCTTCACGATCTGGCCGATCCGCCGGACGGTGAGCCGGAGCTCTTGCAAGTACAATTCCTCGATACACGGCTGCGCTATGACTTGGCTCAGCGGTCGCTGACTTTGGACAAGCTCACCTTCGCCGAGCTTTTGGCGCTCAAACCGCTCACCCGTTTCGAGAAGGCTCTGTCGTGGCGCGCGCGCGGCTTTGGGATGCGCTTGCACGACCGAGGTTGTTCCGATTGTTTTGCGCACGGTCTCGATGGTGCCGTGGGCGCGACCATCGCAACCGAGAGCGAGCATCTTGCCTTTTTCGCGATGGCCGATGCCTACGTAGCCTTTTCACCGTCGCTCGACGGTATCGGCGGAAGTTTCGTCCGCGTTGGCGTTGGGCCTTATGCAGGGCTACGGGTCCGGTTGCCGGCAAAGACGGTGGGGCTCCTCACCGGAACCCTGTCCTATCTGCCCGGCCAGAGCCTGAGTACCACGTACGACGTTCGTGCGACGCTTCGCAGCTCGCTCGGGAAGGACGTCGCTCTGGGGCTCGAGGCCTCGATACAGCCTTATTCTTCGGAGGTGGCGCTCCATTCCTATTTCTATTTCTAG
- a CDS encoding alpha/beta fold hydrolase has product MQVPGRSHRALRAMFALGAMLAFARIACSPLENALATVIVKAPRRGSPAPAEPELGEVRVAVGPPAATLSLAVVDPPERAKATVFVLHGIRGSKVESGMRIWSEMLTAAGFRVILVDLRGHGRSTGDDLSYGVLESRDLAQVLDAVEARGLRIGSVGVMGNSYGAAAALEWAGRDARVHAVVAVSPFASLRSVVPAYAVLPLPSGFVNEVIDRGGQQGHFDPDEASPVVAITHTTSPVLLIHGEDDRRIPSAHSQQIFAAGKEHAELVLVPGAGHRSIVEHPLLRERATSWFARYLL; this is encoded by the coding sequence ATGCAGGTTCCCGGCAGGTCTCATCGTGCCCTGCGCGCCATGTTCGCGTTGGGCGCGATGCTGGCCTTTGCGCGGATCGCATGTTCACCGCTCGAGAATGCGCTGGCCACGGTCATCGTGAAGGCACCGCGCCGGGGCTCGCCGGCCCCGGCCGAGCCCGAGCTCGGTGAGGTGCGCGTGGCGGTGGGGCCGCCCGCGGCGACGTTGTCGCTCGCCGTGGTCGATCCGCCGGAGCGCGCCAAGGCGACCGTGTTCGTGCTGCACGGCATTCGTGGGAGCAAGGTCGAATCCGGTATGCGGATCTGGTCGGAGATGCTCACCGCCGCGGGCTTCCGCGTCATCCTGGTGGATCTCCGCGGGCACGGCAGGTCGACGGGCGACGACCTTTCCTACGGCGTCCTCGAATCGCGCGATCTCGCGCAGGTGCTCGATGCGGTGGAAGCTCGCGGCCTGCGTATCGGTTCCGTGGGGGTGATGGGCAATTCGTACGGAGCCGCCGCCGCCCTCGAATGGGCCGGTCGCGATGCACGCGTGCACGCGGTCGTGGCGGTGTCGCCCTTTGCCAGTTTGCGATCGGTCGTGCCCGCCTACGCGGTGCTGCCGCTGCCGTCGGGCTTCGTGAACGAGGTGATCGACCGGGGAGGGCAGCAAGGCCATTTCGATCCCGACGAAGCGAGCCCGGTCGTGGCCATCACGCACACGACGAGCCCCGTTCTGCTGATCCACGGCGAGGACGATCGCCGCATCCCCTCCGCGCACTCGCAGCAAATCTTCGCGGCGGGAAAAGAGCACGCCGAGCTCGTCCTCGTTCCCGGGGCGGGGCATCGCTCCATCGTGGAGCATCCGCTCTTGCGCGAGCGCGCCACTTCCTGGTTTGCACGGTATTTGCTCTGA
- a CDS encoding glycoside hydrolase family 95 protein, with protein sequence MRKLDSQSRLSRLSRRAILRGSGALGLTTMLGGLRPFTAAAATIERPSKEESTAVAEANATTLWYPAPADEALVVQQGLPVGNGRLGALVGGDPDTDFLYLTDGSLWMGDANDTLDNDGQFSYEGTHFGSFLKLAHVRINVPGHGMSAITNFRRGLDLSNGLVTMSYQRKRTQYRREVFASHPDDVVVIRMRVTSGTDRLTGSVTVEGTRGETTSVYADSLCSGIQSTLGNGLAYAAVATARGVGGTVAISGSAVTFTNCKEVVIVVSGGTNYRPDPSIDFIDGTVDPLAIAIQRARTSVAVAGDRLQATHTADYRTLYDTMTVNLGTSTATQRSYDTWTRLSVRASDGGTPDPELEASYLQFGRYLTITGSRDWLPMNLQGLWLETNNPAWFSDYHTDINIQMNYWLADRAGLSPCFEVLADYCLSQLPYWSDATQRLFNDPRNRFRNSSGKIAGWTVAYSTNIYGGNGWWWHPGGNAWLCQTLWEHYEYTQNRDFLGKIYPLLKGAAEFWQARLITTTVTGPDGQPREVLVDDRDWSPEHGPQDALGITYCQEGAWMLFDYTRKAAALLGVDASFANDLGALQAKLYLPVVSPKTGWLEEWMSPDNLGETTHRHLSPLIGFFPGDRINTDESSAELIEGVRNLLVARGMESFGWACAWRSACWARLKNAENAYKLLGTVMKPSIDLKNGSAPNFFDMYSLGDRTIFQIEANLGATAAMLEMVLYSRPGVIELLPALPSAWAKSGQISGIGARGGFVVDVAWRNGKVTTVTVRSVGGSETRLRAGAWSTQVKLAPGQSATYRPA encoded by the coding sequence ATGCGCAAACTCGATTCGCAATCTCGATTGTCCCGTTTGTCGCGTCGCGCCATTTTGCGGGGCAGCGGTGCATTGGGCCTGACCACCATGCTCGGCGGGCTTCGGCCCTTTACCGCGGCGGCAGCCACCATCGAGCGGCCCTCGAAGGAGGAATCGACGGCGGTGGCCGAGGCCAATGCGACCACGCTTTGGTACCCCGCGCCGGCGGACGAGGCCTTGGTCGTGCAGCAAGGCCTTCCGGTCGGCAATGGGCGGCTCGGCGCATTGGTCGGCGGTGACCCCGATACGGACTTTCTTTACCTCACGGACGGCAGCCTATGGATGGGCGATGCCAACGACACGCTCGACAACGATGGGCAGTTTTCCTACGAGGGGACGCACTTCGGATCCTTTCTCAAGTTGGCGCACGTTCGCATCAACGTGCCCGGCCACGGAATGTCGGCCATCACGAATTTTCGCCGCGGATTGGATCTGAGCAACGGCCTCGTGACGATGTCGTATCAACGCAAACGCACGCAATACCGGCGGGAGGTGTTCGCGAGCCACCCGGATGACGTCGTGGTCATTCGGATGCGTGTCACCTCGGGTACCGATCGGCTCACCGGCTCGGTCACGGTGGAGGGCACGCGCGGGGAAACCACGTCGGTGTACGCCGACTCGCTCTGTAGCGGTATCCAGTCGACTCTGGGCAATGGCCTTGCCTACGCGGCCGTGGCGACCGCGCGCGGTGTGGGCGGAACCGTGGCCATCAGCGGCTCGGCGGTGACCTTCACCAATTGCAAAGAGGTGGTCATCGTGGTGAGCGGCGGGACGAATTACCGCCCCGATCCGAGCATCGATTTCATCGATGGCACCGTCGACCCATTGGCCATTGCCATCCAGCGCGCGCGCACGTCCGTCGCCGTCGCCGGCGATCGACTGCAGGCCACGCACACTGCGGATTACCGCACCCTTTACGACACGATGACCGTGAACCTGGGCACCTCCACGGCCACGCAGCGCTCGTACGACACATGGACGCGTTTGAGCGTGCGCGCCTCCGACGGCGGTACGCCGGATCCCGAGCTCGAGGCGAGCTATTTGCAATTCGGGCGTTACCTCACCATCACGGGCTCGCGCGATTGGTTGCCCATGAATTTGCAGGGCCTGTGGCTCGAGACCAACAATCCGGCATGGTTTAGCGATTACCACACCGACATCAATATCCAGATGAATTACTGGCTGGCCGATCGCGCCGGGCTCTCGCCCTGTTTCGAGGTGCTGGCCGATTATTGCCTGTCGCAATTGCCCTATTGGAGCGATGCGACGCAGCGGCTGTTCAACGACCCGCGCAACCGATTCCGCAATTCGTCGGGCAAGATCGCCGGTTGGACGGTGGCCTATTCGACCAACATTTACGGCGGCAATGGCTGGTGGTGGCATCCCGGTGGCAATGCCTGGCTCTGCCAGACGTTGTGGGAGCATTACGAGTACACGCAGAATCGAGACTTCCTGGGCAAAATTTATCCGCTTTTGAAGGGCGCGGCCGAGTTTTGGCAGGCGCGCCTCATCACGACCACCGTGACCGGGCCGGATGGGCAGCCGCGCGAGGTGTTGGTCGACGATCGCGATTGGTCGCCCGAGCATGGCCCCCAAGACGCCCTTGGCATCACGTATTGCCAAGAGGGCGCGTGGATGCTCTTCGATTACACGCGCAAGGCGGCGGCTTTGCTCGGCGTGGATGCGTCGTTTGCCAACGATCTCGGTGCGCTGCAGGCGAAATTGTACCTTCCGGTGGTCAGCCCAAAAACGGGGTGGCTCGAGGAGTGGATGTCGCCGGACAACTTGGGCGAGACGACGCACCGGCACCTGTCGCCGCTCATCGGCTTCTTCCCAGGCGACCGCATCAACACGGACGAGAGCTCGGCGGAGCTCATCGAGGGCGTGCGCAATCTGCTCGTGGCACGAGGGATGGAAAGCTTCGGGTGGGCGTGCGCGTGGCGGTCGGCGTGCTGGGCGCGCCTCAAGAATGCGGAGAATGCCTACAAGCTCCTGGGCACGGTGATGAAGCCATCCATCGACCTCAAGAACGGATCGGCGCCGAACTTCTTCGACATGTACAGCCTCGGGGACCGCACCATCTTCCAGATCGAGGCAAACCTCGGCGCGACCGCGGCGATGCTGGAGATGGTCCTGTACTCGCGGCCGGGGGTCATCGAGCTGCTGCCGGCGCTGCCATCCGCGTGGGCCAAATCGGGCCAGATCAGCGGCATCGGTGCACGGGGGGGCTTCGTCGTGGACGTGGCGTGGCGCAATGGCAAGGTCACCACGGTGACTGTGCGCAGCGTGGGCGGCAGCGAAACGAGGCTTCGCGCGGGCGCGTGGAGCACGCAGGTGAAGTTGGCCCCCGGCCAATCGGCGACGTACCGCCCCGCGTAG
- a CDS encoding LysR substrate-binding domain-containing protein: MDLLEKMGTFVRVVDAGSLSAAAKQLHISAAAVSRQVATLEAAIGTPLLLRTTRKMTITDAGRAYYERCVRILRDVESAQSIGRAEGVAGLLTVSAPVSFGLACVVPLMGALMHEHPELHIDLRLEDRFVDLIADAVDVALRVGREPPSSTGFMAHTLVSYERVLVASPAYLKKRGEPKTPEALGKHDALSHPAGNAQDGWILWRDGGEVRARPNVVFRCNAPFAIRQLALEGIGIAQLPHWLVMDDFRQRTLRRVLPQWLCGKVTATALHRAEHRKNPRVRALVDHLRRAFANQTPK, translated from the coding sequence ATGGATCTGCTCGAGAAAATGGGCACCTTCGTGCGCGTCGTGGATGCGGGCAGCCTTTCTGCGGCCGCCAAACAGCTGCACATCTCCGCGGCCGCCGTGAGCCGGCAGGTGGCCACCTTGGAGGCGGCCATCGGCACACCGCTCTTGCTGCGCACCACGCGAAAGATGACCATCACCGATGCCGGGCGGGCATATTACGAGCGGTGCGTGCGCATCTTGCGCGACGTGGAGAGCGCGCAGTCCATCGGCCGTGCGGAAGGCGTGGCGGGCCTTCTCACGGTGAGCGCGCCCGTGAGCTTCGGGCTCGCGTGCGTGGTGCCGCTCATGGGGGCGCTGATGCACGAGCACCCGGAGTTGCATATCGACCTTCGGCTCGAGGATCGATTCGTCGACCTCATTGCCGACGCCGTCGACGTAGCGCTTCGCGTGGGGCGCGAGCCGCCGTCGAGCACCGGATTCATGGCGCACACCCTGGTCTCGTACGAGCGTGTGCTCGTGGCATCACCGGCCTATTTGAAGAAGCGCGGGGAGCCCAAGACGCCCGAGGCGCTTGGAAAGCACGATGCACTCTCCCATCCGGCCGGCAATGCGCAGGATGGGTGGATCCTCTGGCGCGACGGCGGTGAGGTGCGCGCCCGGCCCAACGTGGTCTTTCGCTGCAATGCTCCCTTCGCCATTCGGCAATTGGCCCTGGAGGGCATCGGGATTGCGCAACTGCCGCATTGGCTCGTCATGGACGATTTCCGCCAGCGCACCTTGCGGCGGGTGCTCCCGCAGTGGCTTTGCGGGAAGGTGACGGCTACCGCACTGCATCGCGCCGAACACAGGAAGAATCCCCGCGTGCGCGCCTTGGTCGATCACCTGCGGCGGGCGTTTGCAAACCAAACCCCAAAATAA
- a CDS encoding SDR family oxidoreductase: protein MNSFEGKVVLVTGANSGIGEAAVRAFQEAGANVFAIVRRQDALEIARTRHPKIHWLLADVSKSGDVKAAVETVVREAGRLDAVVNNAALFYPTPIEHSAEDLVRRQFEANVYGPTYVLQAALPALKEHRGTVVNISSAAGHMPAPKAAHYAATKAALESLTRSWALELAPHGVRVNAIAPGPTETPVFEKTGLPAEAVPGLKETFKKMVPLGRMATTDEVARWIVAIADPSVTWLTGQVLSVDGGMSLM from the coding sequence ATGAACTCATTCGAAGGCAAAGTCGTTCTCGTGACCGGCGCCAACTCGGGCATTGGAGAGGCCGCGGTGCGGGCCTTCCAGGAAGCCGGCGCGAACGTGTTCGCCATCGTCCGCCGCCAAGACGCCCTGGAGATCGCGCGGACGCGCCACCCGAAGATCCACTGGTTGCTCGCCGACGTTTCCAAGTCGGGCGACGTCAAAGCCGCCGTCGAAACCGTCGTGCGCGAAGCCGGACGGCTCGATGCGGTGGTGAACAATGCCGCGCTGTTTTACCCGACCCCCATCGAACACTCGGCCGAGGACCTCGTGCGCCGCCAATTCGAGGCCAACGTTTACGGCCCCACGTACGTCCTGCAAGCCGCCCTGCCCGCGCTGAAAGAGCATCGTGGAACCGTGGTGAACATCAGCAGCGCAGCGGGCCACATGCCGGCACCGAAGGCCGCACACTACGCGGCGACCAAGGCCGCGCTCGAGTCGCTCACACGGTCGTGGGCGCTGGAGCTCGCACCGCACGGGGTGCGGGTCAATGCCATTGCACCCGGCCCTACCGAGACCCCCGTGTTCGAGAAGACCGGCTTGCCCGCCGAGGCGGTTCCCGGATTGAAGGAGACCTTCAAGAAGATGGTCCCGCTCGGCCGCATGGCCACGACCGACGAGGTCGCGCGCTGGATCGTGGCCATCGCCGATCCGAGCGTCACCTGGCTCACCGGTCAGGTGCTCTCCGTGGACGGCGGCATGAGCCTCATGTGA
- a CDS encoding SDR family NAD(P)-dependent oxidoreductase: MILNVSSGVGIFGMPALSVYCASKFALEGFSEALAYELRAHNITVKILEPGGVLDSNFRQRLGAEVAHDPALTGYDAFMAATQTVYDELLAAVDSTSDDIASWRHAGRRPRRNTWR; this comes from the coding sequence ATGATCCTCAATGTGAGCTCCGGCGTAGGCATCTTCGGCATGCCGGCGCTGTCGGTGTATTGTGCAAGTAAGTTCGCCCTGGAAGGCTTTTCCGAGGCGCTTGCGTACGAGCTTCGCGCGCACAACATCACCGTGAAGATCCTCGAGCCGGGCGGCGTACTCGACAGCAACTTCCGCCAGCGCCTCGGCGCCGAGGTGGCGCACGATCCCGCGCTGACCGGCTACGACGCCTTCATGGCGGCGACGCAGACGGTCTACGACGAGTTGCTCGCCGCCGTCGACTCGACGTCGGACGACATAGCTTCGTGGCGGCACGCCGGCAGACGTCCGAGGCGGAATACATGGCGTTGA
- a CDS encoding aminopeptidase — protein sequence MTWKTVFGQLARCALRAMGLLLLLLTSSCAKLEYVRQAAAGQYDLGTRARNIDELVDQRHVDARTRRLLSEVARIKGFGEQNGLTPTKNYRKYVRVDRDFVVWVTSASEPLRFRSKSWGFPLVGSFTYLGWFSQKDAQAYAKEIRSKGWDVDVRGSAAYSTTGYFEDPVLSTMIREGDAAMGSLTNVILHEMTHATFFVRRQSTLNESVANFVGNTLAETYLERTIGPDAKETVAYLASQEQIRRRGEAMREAYRSLDLLYGSTKPKEEKLAIKKELLTKLRANLGFKRPINNATLIQYKTYNSGQDELALLLASCDDSFPRFIRVLKTLETKTWPKDQEKDIGRIILPLVTSNACRAAQ from the coding sequence GTGACGTGGAAAACGGTGTTCGGGCAGCTTGCGCGATGCGCGCTTCGTGCGATGGGCCTTCTGCTTTTGCTGCTGACGTCCTCGTGCGCCAAGTTGGAGTACGTGCGGCAGGCGGCCGCCGGCCAGTACGATCTCGGAACGCGCGCGCGAAACATCGACGAGCTGGTGGACCAGCGCCACGTCGACGCGCGCACGCGGCGGCTCTTGTCCGAGGTGGCGCGCATCAAGGGTTTCGGTGAGCAGAACGGGCTGACCCCCACGAAGAACTACCGCAAGTACGTGCGGGTCGACCGCGACTTCGTGGTGTGGGTCACCAGCGCCTCCGAGCCGCTTCGCTTTCGCTCCAAGTCGTGGGGTTTTCCGCTGGTGGGCAGCTTCACGTACCTCGGATGGTTCTCCCAGAAGGATGCGCAGGCGTACGCCAAGGAGATCCGCAGCAAGGGGTGGGACGTGGACGTGCGCGGCTCGGCGGCGTATTCGACCACCGGGTACTTCGAGGACCCCGTGCTTTCCACGATGATCCGCGAGGGCGACGCCGCCATGGGATCGCTCACCAACGTGATTCTGCACGAGATGACCCACGCGACCTTTTTCGTGCGGCGCCAATCCACGCTGAACGAGAGCGTGGCCAACTTCGTGGGCAACACGTTGGCCGAGACGTACCTCGAACGGACCATCGGCCCCGACGCCAAGGAAACGGTGGCCTACCTGGCCTCCCAAGAGCAGATCCGCCGCCGCGGCGAGGCCATGCGCGAGGCGTACCGTTCACTCGACCTGCTGTACGGGTCGACGAAGCCGAAAGAGGAGAAGCTCGCCATCAAGAAGGAGCTCCTGACGAAGCTCCGCGCGAACCTCGGCTTCAAGCGGCCCATCAACAACGCGACGTTGATTCAATACAAGACGTACAACTCGGGCCAGGACGAATTGGCCCTGCTCTTGGCCTCGTGCGACGACTCCTTCCCACGTTTCATCCGGGTGCTGAAAACACTGGAGACCAAGACCTGGCCCAAAGATCAAGAGAAGGACATCGGACGCATCATTCTGCCGTTGGTGACCTCGAATGCGTGCCGCGCGGCCCAATAG
- a CDS encoding PaaI family thioesterase, with amino-acid sequence MLQHPIGTTPAPGTRLDGSLFGPQNRCFACSPDHPTGLRLKFHVEGDEVVTNFVPARAHEGAPGVMHGGLVTTVADEVGVWALIALLGKFGFTGTMNSRFPRPVRCEREVQGRATITNKSTRIVQAQIRMVQDGADCFTSTMSFILLNQKGAETMIGAPLPEGWKKYFR; translated from the coding sequence ATGCTCCAGCACCCCATTGGCACGACCCCCGCACCCGGAACCCGACTCGACGGCAGCCTCTTTGGTCCGCAAAATCGTTGCTTTGCGTGCAGCCCGGACCATCCGACGGGCCTCAGGCTGAAATTCCACGTCGAAGGGGACGAGGTCGTCACGAACTTCGTGCCGGCACGTGCGCACGAAGGGGCGCCGGGGGTGATGCACGGCGGTTTGGTCACGACGGTGGCGGACGAGGTCGGTGTTTGGGCGCTCATTGCACTGCTCGGCAAATTCGGTTTCACCGGGACGATGAACTCGCGCTTCCCGCGCCCCGTGCGCTGCGAGCGTGAGGTTCAAGGTCGGGCAACGATCACGAACAAGAGCACGCGCATCGTGCAGGCCCAGATTCGCATGGTCCAAGACGGGGCCGACTGCTTCACGAGCACCATGAGCTTCATCCTGCTCAATCAAAAGGGCGCCGAGACGATGATCGGCGCCCCCTTGCCGGAAGGCTGGAAGAAGTATTTCCGGTGA
- a CDS encoding M64 family metallopeptidase → MAKKFRLVAFLCLLPTSVWANPYPDPNRVPHDPVSSAPLPVDIPLSSVAAIAAGVDIVRTEIEFTEQGERYRLASAVLERSGTQALLARSQKPDPYGSYHAVLKDVDGQIVGYDSIGTGVEFRRLTRALTFRFPVPTKPAELTVTAENPSTGATETVLRASVDPGTLPRVQVDPSTIEVRLLKQATATPELAVNLYAEGYLTSRKEQFWKDANKAVRALVDNHFPGAEHFTIQAVFSPSNKQLGAATNLGQPVPERDSFLGLYYPYWRPFERWYNVVYPTRESRYRKGIGSVPYDYPIAIVDSTRYWGVGNFNELTAIPGSHSSFVYLLLHEFGHYFGLNEEYEGGGPTELQFAPGISEPWSQNITFTPNKNTLKWRRWVAASTPVPTPESHWNGSTYGAYQGGYADSEPRNHSHKPGFDCTMESGRQFCPICKEAIQKKVDFDRGQ, encoded by the coding sequence ATGGCAAAAAAGTTCCGCCTTGTTGCATTCCTTTGTCTTCTGCCGACCTCCGTATGGGCCAATCCCTATCCGGATCCCAACCGCGTGCCACACGATCCCGTTTCGAGCGCGCCCTTGCCCGTAGACATTCCATTGTCCAGCGTTGCGGCCATTGCCGCCGGCGTGGACATCGTTCGCACCGAAATCGAATTTACCGAGCAAGGCGAACGATACCGATTGGCGTCCGCCGTCCTCGAGCGATCGGGCACCCAAGCTTTGCTCGCCCGAAGTCAGAAGCCCGATCCGTATGGCAGCTACCACGCCGTGCTGAAAGACGTCGACGGTCAGATCGTGGGCTACGATTCCATTGGCACCGGCGTGGAGTTCCGCCGGCTGACCCGCGCGCTGACCTTCCGCTTTCCCGTGCCGACCAAGCCCGCGGAGCTGACCGTCACCGCGGAGAACCCCTCGACCGGTGCCACGGAAACCGTGCTGCGAGCCTCCGTCGACCCGGGCACCCTGCCGCGGGTGCAGGTGGATCCGAGCACCATCGAGGTGCGCCTCTTGAAGCAAGCCACCGCGACGCCCGAGCTCGCGGTGAATCTGTATGCCGAGGGATACCTCACCTCGCGCAAAGAGCAATTCTGGAAGGACGCCAACAAGGCCGTGCGCGCCTTGGTGGACAACCATTTTCCGGGCGCGGAGCATTTCACCATTCAGGCGGTGTTTTCGCCGTCCAACAAGCAACTCGGCGCCGCGACGAACCTGGGCCAGCCCGTGCCGGAGCGCGACTCCTTCTTGGGACTCTATTATCCGTACTGGAGACCTTTCGAGCGCTGGTACAACGTGGTGTACCCCACGCGCGAATCGCGCTACCGCAAGGGCATCGGCAGCGTCCCCTACGATTACCCCATCGCCATCGTCGATAGCACGCGGTACTGGGGTGTCGGCAACTTCAACGAGCTCACCGCCATCCCGGGGAGCCATTCGTCCTTCGTGTACCTGCTGCTGCACGAGTTCGGGCACTACTTCGGCTTGAACGAGGAATACGAAGGCGGCGGCCCCACCGAGCTGCAGTTCGCGCCGGGCATCAGCGAGCCGTGGTCGCAGAACATCACCTTCACGCCCAACAAGAACACGTTGAAGTGGCGCCGTTGGGTCGCGGCCAGCACCCCCGTTCCCACGCCGGAGTCCCATTGGAACGGGAGCACCTACGGCGCCTACCAGGGTGGCTACGCCGACTCGGAGCCGCGCAACCATAGCCACAAACCGGGCTTCGACTGCACCATGGAGTCGGGCCGCCAGTTCTGCCCCATTTGCAAAGAAGCCATCCAGAAGAAGGTCGATTTCGACCGCGGGCAATAA